TGTTCCTCAGCGCGACCGGGCTGACCTGGTCGACGTACGCGGGCGCGCGGTTCGACAAGCTCCAGGAGTCCACGAAGGCGGCGGCCCCGGAGCTGGACACCGCGCTGCCGGGCGCCGGTGCGGGGGAGTCGGGCGGCGGTGAGCACGCCGGGCACGGCGGTCACGCGGGCCACGGCACCAAGCCCGAGCAGGCCGCGGCCGACCCCGCCGACTTCGACAAGGTGCTCGCCGAGGCCAGGCAGGCCGGGCTCGGCGGCACCGTCAAGGTCGTACCGCCGACGGAAGGCGGCACCGCCTGGACCGTCGCGCAGAAGGACAACACCTGGCCGGTCCACTACGACCAGGTCGCCGTCGACGCCGAGCGGGGCGAGATCACCGACCGCACCCGCTGGGCCGACTACCCGGTGCTCGCCAAGCTCAGCAAGCTCGGCGTGCAGGGGCACATGGGCGTGCTCTTCGGTATCGCCAACCAGATCGTGCTGGCCGTCCTCGCGATCGCGCTGATCACCGTGATCACCCTGGGCTACCGCATGTGGTGGCAGCGCCGTCCGACCCGGGCGGACCGCAGCGCGCCGGTCGGCAAGGCGCCCGCGCGGGGTGTCTGGCGCGGTGTGCCGGTGCCCGTCCTGGTGGTGGGTGTGCCGCTGGTGGCCCTGGTCGGCTGGGCGGTGCCGGTGCTCGGCGTCACCCTGCTCGGCTTCCTCGTACTGGATCTGGCGATCGGCGCCGTACGGCATCTGAGGCGGACGCGGGCCGCCGGGTGAGCGACGCGGACTTAGCCGCCCGAGACACGAACAGGCCGGTGGCGGAAGGGAGTTGGTTTCTTCCGCCGCCGGCCTCTGTCGTTCCTGATCAGCCTCTGGTGTGCGTGCGGTCAGCCCGCGTCAGCCTCCGGCGTGGGTACGGGTCAGCCCGCGACCGTCCAGGTGTCGTTGCCGGACAGGAGGGCGCCGAGGTCGCCCTTGCCGTTCTGCTCCACGGCGGCGTCGAGCTGGTCGGACATCAGGGTGTCGTAGACCGGGCGTTCGACGGAGCGCAGGACACCGATCGGGGTGTGGTGCAGGGTGTCCGGGTCGGCGAGCCGGGACAGCGCGAAGGCGGTCGTCGGGCTGGTCGCGTGCGCGTCGTGGACCAGGATCCGGTCCGCGTTGGCGTCCGTGACCGTGACGATCTCCAGGTCACCGGTGGCCGGATTCCGTACGACGCCCTTGGTGTTGTCCGCGCCGAAGCGGATCGGCTGCCCGTGTTCGAGGCGGATGACCGCTTCCTGGGCCTGGTCCTTGTCTTTCAAGGCCTCGAAGGCGTTGTCGTTGAAGATGTTGCAGTTCTGGTAGATCTCCACCAGCGCGGTGCCCTGGTGGTCGGCCGCCTGCCGCAGTACCTCGGTGAGGTGCTTGCGGTCGGAGTCGATGGTCCGGGCCACGAAGGACGCCTCCGCGCCGATCGCCAGCGACACCGGGTTGAACGGGGCGTCCAGGGAGCCCATCGGTGTCGACTTGGTGATCTTGCCGACCTCGGAGGTGGGCGAGTACTGGCCCTTGGTCAGCCCGTAGATCCGGTTGTTGAAGAGCAGGATCTTCAGGTTGACGTTGCGGCGCAGCGCGTGGATGAGGTGGTTGCCGCCGATGGACAGCGCGTCGCCGTCGCCGGTGACGACCCAGACCGACAGGTCGCGGCGGCTGGTGGCCAGGCCCGTCGCGATGGCCGGGGCACGGCCGTGGATGGAGTGCATCCCGTAGGTGTTCATGTAGTACGGGAAGCGGGAGGAGCAGCCGATGCCGGAGACGAAGACGATGTTCTCCTTGGCCAGGCCGAGTTCGGGCATGAAGCCCTGCACGGCGGCCAGGATCGCGTAGTCACCGCAGCCCGGGCACCAGCGCACCTCCTGGTCGGACTTGAAGTCCTTCATCGACTGCTTGCCCTCGGCCTTGGGCACCAGCGAGAGCAGTGTCGGCGCGGTGGGCACGGGGCCGCCGGTGAGAGGCGTCTCGGTGAGGATCTCAGCCATCGAGGGACTCCTTGAAGACCGTGGCGAGTTGTTCGGCCTTGAACGGCATGCCGCTGACCTGCGTGTACGACCGGGTGTCGGTCAGGAACCTGGCCCGGATCAGCGTGTTGAGCTGGCCCAGGTTCATCTCCGGCACGATCACCTTGTCGTAGGCGGCGAGCACCGCGCCGAGGTTGGCCGGGAACGGGTTCAGGTGCCGCAGGTGCGCCTGGGCGATGACCTCACCGGCGCCGCGCAGCCTGCGTACGGCCGCGGTGATCGGTCCGTACGTCGAGCCCCAGCCGAGCACGAGCACCCGTGCCTGCCCCGAGGGGTCGTCCACGGCAAGATCCGGGACCTCGATCCCGTCGATCTTGGCCTGGCGGGTGCGCACCATGTGGTCGTGGTTGGCCGGGTCGTAGGAGATGTTGCCGGTGCCGTCCTGCTTCTCGATGCCGCCGATCCGGTGTTCCAGACCGGGCGTACCGGGCACCGCCCACGGCCGCGCGAGCGTGTGTTCGTCGCGCTTGTACGGCCAGAACACCTCGGTGCCGTCGGCCAGTGTGTGGTTGGGTCCCTGTGCGAACTGCACGCGCAGATCGGGCAGTTCGTCCGGCTCGGGCACCCGCCACGGCTCGGAGCCGTTGGCCAGGTAGCCGTCGGAGAGCAGGAACACCGGCGTGCGGTAGGTCAGCGCGATCCGGGCCGCGTCCAGTGCGGCGTCGAAGCAGTCCGCGGGCGTGCGCGGGGCGATCACCGGGACCGGTGCCTCGCCGTTGCGTCCGTA
This is a stretch of genomic DNA from Streptomyces sp. NA04227. It encodes these proteins:
- a CDS encoding PepSY domain-containing protein translates to MREREEGEREEGAGTSGRSWAGVRALLLRLHFYAGVLVAPFLLVAALSGLAYTATPQLDRLVYDQELTVERVGGEPRPLAEQIRAARAAEPEGTLDSVVTPPGREDTTKVVFSRPDLGEKQRTVYVDPYTAKVRGELTTWSGYTPLTTWLDDLHRHLHLGETGRLYSETAASWLWVIVAGGLALWLGRSRGQRAKSVRGVLVPDRSAKGVRRTRSLHAVTGVWLALGLLFLSATGLTWSTYAGARFDKLQESTKAAAPELDTALPGAGAGESGGGEHAGHGGHAGHGTKPEQAAADPADFDKVLAEARQAGLGGTVKVVPPTEGGTAWTVAQKDNTWPVHYDQVAVDAERGEITDRTRWADYPVLAKLSKLGVQGHMGVLFGIANQIVLAVLAIALITVITLGYRMWWQRRPTRADRSAPVGKAPARGVWRGVPVPVLVVGVPLVALVGWAVPVLGVTLLGFLVLDLAIGAVRHLRRTRAAG
- a CDS encoding 2-oxoacid:ferredoxin oxidoreductase subunit beta translates to MPTAPTLLSLVPKAEGKQSMKDFKSDQEVRWCPGCGDYAILAAVQGFMPELGLAKENIVFVSGIGCSSRFPYYMNTYGMHSIHGRAPAIATGLATSRRDLSVWVVTGDGDALSIGGNHLIHALRRNVNLKILLFNNRIYGLTKGQYSPTSEVGKITKSTPMGSLDAPFNPVSLAIGAEASFVARTIDSDRKHLTEVLRQAADHQGTALVEIYQNCNIFNDNAFEALKDKDQAQEAVIRLEHGQPIRFGADNTKGVVRNPATGDLEIVTVTDANADRILVHDAHATSPTTAFALSRLADPDTLHHTPIGVLRSVERPVYDTLMSDQLDAAVEQNGKGDLGALLSGNDTWTVAG